A genomic stretch from Flavobacterium branchiarum includes:
- a CDS encoding glycosyltransferase family 9 protein, with translation MSYKKPGRNFLYTDNVPFEPFPKTNLGLAIERRLSLLEPLNLTINIDPIPKLFVSEEENKVAKELFNKHKVREDRKTVMISLIGSEKRKTYPLPLMSKIIDYIADNKDVNILFNYFPKQIEEAKIVFKNCKTSTQEKIYFDLLGDDLRSFIGIVNQCDLIIGNDGGAINMAKALNKPSFIIFSPWIEKKIWATFEDGIHHVSVHLKDYRTDLFEHKTEKTLKKESLLLYEEFKPDLFYDKLNSFLEQNLS, from the coding sequence ATATCTTATAAAAAACCAGGAAGAAACTTTTTATATACTGATAATGTTCCGTTTGAACCTTTTCCAAAAACCAATTTAGGGCTAGCAATAGAAAGAAGGCTTTCTTTATTAGAACCTCTTAATCTAACAATAAACATCGATCCAATTCCAAAATTGTTTGTTTCTGAAGAAGAAAATAAAGTCGCTAAAGAATTATTCAACAAGCATAAGGTTAGAGAGGATAGAAAAACAGTTATGATTAGCCTTATAGGAAGCGAGAAAAGAAAAACATATCCTTTGCCTTTAATGTCTAAAATTATTGATTATATAGCTGACAATAAAGACGTCAACATCCTTTTTAATTATTTCCCAAAACAGATTGAAGAAGCTAAAATAGTTTTTAAAAACTGTAAAACCTCTACTCAAGAAAAAATTTATTTTGATCTATTGGGTGATGATTTACGATCATTTATTGGTATAGTTAATCAATGTGATTTAATTATCGGAAATGATGGAGGCGCTATAAATATGGCAAAAGCTCTTAACAAACCTTCTTTCATTATTTTTTCCCCTTGGATAGAAAAGAAAATCTGGGCTACCTTTGAGGATGGAATTCACCATGTCTCGGTACATTTAAAAGATTATCGCACTGATTTATTTGAGCATAAAACCGAAAAGACTCTCAAGAAAGAATCCCTCTTATTGTATGAGGAATTCAAACCTGATTTATTTTATGATAAACTAAATTCTTTCTTAGAACAAAACCTAAGCTAA
- a CDS encoding glycosyltransferase family 9 protein, with the protein MKILVIQQKMIGDVLISSILCNNLRKAYPNAQIDYLVYSSTTPVLEGNTSIDNVILFEEKHRKSKKELLQLAFQIREEKYDLLIDAYSKLESWILVLFSNAKQKYLIKNQEETFYILIMFRLNLFQKPI; encoded by the coding sequence ATGAAAATACTTGTAATCCAGCAAAAAATGATTGGTGATGTTTTGATTAGCAGTATACTATGCAATAATCTACGTAAAGCATATCCTAATGCTCAAATTGATTATCTAGTATATAGCTCGACAACTCCCGTTCTAGAAGGCAACACAAGTATTGACAATGTTATATTGTTTGAAGAAAAACACAGAAAAAGCAAAAAAGAATTACTACAACTTGCATTTCAGATTCGTGAAGAAAAATACGATTTACTAATTGATGCGTATTCAAAATTAGAAAGCTGGATATTGGTTCTTTTTAGCAATGCAAAACAAAAATATCTTATAAAAAACCAGGAAGAAACTTTTTATATACTGATAATGTTCCGTTTGAACCTTTTCCAAAAACCAATTTAG
- a CDS encoding PAS domain-containing protein, protein MNQESQLFKRPTPIDKEVSWDKSQVIMSKTNPIGIIEYANETFVDVCGYEDYELMGQPHSIIRHPDMPRVIFKVLWENLKKGNNFHAVVKNLAKSGRFYWVVTDFEIAKDENGVIVNYFARRRSVPQEVISMHIEPLYKKLLQIESASGMEFSEKYLIGFLEEKNRTYIEYIKDLMYDNERAQATHHQAVTQAHHVEEEEEEERGFFSRFFNR, encoded by the coding sequence ATGAATCAAGAAAGCCAGTTGTTTAAAAGACCTACACCAATCGATAAGGAAGTTTCTTGGGATAAATCTCAAGTAATTATGAGTAAAACAAATCCAATTGGGATTATCGAATATGCAAATGAAACTTTTGTAGATGTTTGCGGATACGAGGATTATGAACTAATGGGACAACCACACAGTATCATTAGACATCCTGATATGCCACGTGTAATATTCAAAGTTTTATGGGAGAATCTTAAGAAAGGGAATAATTTTCATGCTGTTGTAAAAAATCTTGCTAAATCTGGAAGATTCTACTGGGTTGTTACAGATTTTGAAATTGCAAAGGATGAAAATGGAGTAATAGTAAATTATTTTGCAAGAAGACGCTCTGTGCCACAAGAAGTAATCTCAATGCATATTGAGCCTTTGTATAAAAAATTGTTGCAGATAGAATCGGCTAGCGGAATGGAATTTAGTGAGAAATATTTAATTGGATTTCTAGAAGAGAAAAATAGAACTTATATAGAATACATTAAAGATTTGATGTATGATAATGAAAGAGCGCAAGCTACTCATCATCAAGCCGTAACTCAAGCTCATCATGTAGAGGAAGAGGAAGAGGAGGAAAGAGGTTTTTTTAGTCGTTTCTTTAATAGATAA
- a CDS encoding LTA synthase family protein: protein MPRFSYHKIILFKNGFANGKVSIDAVPSILSSIPSLMNNSFISSSYSLNKINGLPKIFKKEGYTTSFFHGAFNGSQNFDQYAEVAGFDQYFGKDQYTGKEAFDGKWGVFDEEFLQFYASKLTSFKQPFFSSLFTISSHNPYIIPEKYKGKFPKGTTVIQESIAYTDFALRKFFNTAKKKAGIKTLCL from the coding sequence ATTCCTAGATTCTCTTATCACAAAATCATACTATTTAAAAATGGATTTGCTAATGGAAAAGTTTCAATTGACGCTGTTCCATCGATACTTTCTAGTATTCCAAGTTTAATGAATAACTCCTTTATATCATCGAGCTATTCTTTGAACAAAATAAATGGTCTTCCTAAAATTTTCAAAAAAGAAGGCTATACTACCTCATTCTTTCACGGTGCTTTTAATGGTAGTCAGAACTTTGATCAATATGCCGAAGTAGCTGGCTTTGATCAATATTTCGGAAAAGACCAATACACAGGAAAAGAAGCATTTGATGGTAAATGGGGTGTATTTGACGAGGAATTCCTACAGTTTTATGCTTCTAAATTAACTTCTTTTAAGCAACCTTTCTTTAGCTCTTTATTTACTATTTCATCTCATAACCCCTATATTATTCCTGAAAAATACAAAGGAAAATTCCCTAAAGGAACTACTGTAATCCAAGAAAGTATAGCGTACACAGATTTTGCGCTACGCAAGTTTTTTAATACTGCTAAAAAGAAAGCTGGTATAAAAACACTTTGTTTGTAA
- the ruvX gene encoding Holliday junction resolvase RuvX, with amino-acid sequence MPRILAIDYGQKRTGIAVTDELQIIASGLTTIPSNTTIDFLKDYFSKEKVEAVLIGEPKQMNGEPSESASIIKGFVTHFSNIFPEMKVVRVDERFTSKMAFQTMIDSGLSKKQRQNKGLIDEISATIMLQDYLSRKMF; translated from the coding sequence ATGCCTAGAATTCTCGCTATAGATTACGGACAAAAAAGAACAGGGATAGCTGTTACCGATGAATTGCAAATTATTGCTTCAGGGTTAACTACAATTCCATCGAATACTACTATTGATTTTTTAAAGGACTATTTTTCCAAAGAGAAGGTCGAAGCGGTTTTAATTGGTGAACCAAAACAAATGAATGGAGAACCTTCAGAAAGCGCTTCAATCATAAAAGGTTTTGTGACTCATTTTTCTAATATTTTTCCTGAAATGAAAGTGGTTCGAGTGGATGAAAGATTTACTTCTAAGATGGCATTTCAAACAATGATTGATAGTGGTCTGAGTAAAAAACAACGTCAGAACAAAGGGTTGATTGACGAAATCTCAGCAACGATAATGCTTCAGGACTATTTGTCTCGAAAAATGTTCTAA